The Brassica rapa cultivar Chiifu-401-42 chromosome A10, CAAS_Brap_v3.01, whole genome shotgun sequence genome segment atttaaactctattttaaaataaattaagaaataGGGTTGAAAATACTCTTGCTGTTACATGACTTTTTTAACACTTGGAACTGCTATAGAACTTGGTACGTTGAGTAGAAACCTATAGTTTTATACTTGGGTAGAATATAAAAGAATTGATATAAGCTATCGTTTACATAATCTAAAGATACGAGctgtttcattttgtttttcacTAGATAAGAGCTGTTTATatagcaaaaataaaaaaataaaaaaagaagaagaagaagataagggCTGTTTTATAACCCCAAAAATAAGACCTGTTCTTTCCTTTTCACTGTAGTTATTTTCCTTTGAAATGTTCAGAAAATACAGTTTCACTTCTGACTAGAAAACAACGTATACCACTGACCACTGATGTCATATTGCATGTGACCGAATCAGTTGTGATCACTTTTTTCTCTCTGCGTGCGTCTCAGAAAAAAAGTCACGAGCAGATATTACATAAGCATCGCAACAAGTGAATCTTATTTTGTTTTAGAAATCTCATTTCCAGTTACATATATTTAATCATCAGAGATATATTGTGAACAGTCGACATTAGTTACTAGTTAGTCGAACAAACTAATGTTCTGACAGCAGTACCGCCTGTAATCTAATAGGACTAAAACTCATTTTAGAACATCTCTAAAAGaaactatataattttaaatatataattttttgctctccaaaaattaaattttaaatttagtgTTTCGAGAAATGAAACTTTATATTcgaagtttcactactcaaagtttcaaatttgaaatttcatctttttatttgcaatGTGGTCCTTACAATTAATTACACATTACATTTattattcttaagtatttttcgtttatcattttaatccttaaaatttttatatcacataaatttcaatttttttataaattcaatttttacacataaaactaaataaaaaatacataaaatttagaatattttaaaactaaaattagacaataaaaatattacaaaagaaactgaataagaaaacttttttaaaagatacatgaaaaaataattattatacaaaattaaatattacaacaacattaATAGTCTGGTAAATTGGTTCTGGAACATCCAAAATCTCCAAATTATTGTtccaaaatattgtccaaacaaattttgtgtaatcGAAGAaagaacattttaaaaataattttatggaataatgtggtattttttttgtagtttaatatttaattatgtattttgatttctaattttatattttagtataacatcttattaattaatatttctataatatttttatatatgtgctagctATTTATAAAAGTTGTGTAGACTTACattaattatgataaatataaaaatcatagTGTAAATACAAGTaactttgaaattaaaatttaagttttgtttttagaaaaataccttgaaattttaaatatagaattttaagaccttcaaaataaaaattctttttGGAGATGATCTTAGAAGTTCAAAACTTTGTCCATGATCGGTATTGTATACTGTttaattggtttaaatatttagtaTTTAAAACTAGGccttttttttgaagaaaaactaGGCATTCCAACCATTCACTTAAGAACAaggattccaaaaaaaaaagagaacaagGAATCCATTCGACTAGACATTTAGTTATGCCCGACTTTGCCTGGGCTGGAATATTTAGCTTTGATTGAATGATATCACTTTAAattaaaggtttttttttttggctaaaattTGGTTTAGCTTTAAATTAAAGCTTTGATTGAATGATATCACTTTAAATTAAAGGTTTCATTAGCATATTTTACAGTAAAACATTGCTGGTACGTTCGAGTAATGTCAAACATTTACCATCATTACAAATTTACATTCTGACGTTTATATTACAAATGTTTAATGCTAAGTATATTTGTTCAAATTAGCTGATGCTATAAATGATCATTGAACAAATTGATGTGCAAATGATGAATTGTTTGAGATAATAACCTGTTAACATAACGAATATAGCTACCAGCCTACCACTACCAGAACACCATAATATAAACTTAAGTCAAATTCAAATTTAAGTCTGTGTTTGCTGATCGATCTTGTTTTATCTTATCTTGATTTGTACTTTTCAGGCGATAAAAACTAACTGGACCGATCCAAAAACTTTATCGAATTGAGATCAGGCCGGTTTGACACTCGTACTTGCATgcaaaattatttgttatttcTATGAATTACACTGctgaaaataaaaatggaaTTGCAAAGATCGTAGAGACTAGAGACCATATATAATATACAGTGACGATCCGAACATTTGATCCTTGATGATAGATATAAAGAAAGAAATTGCCACAACTAGTTACACTTACACCCCACCAAACTTGAGATTCGtcattagattttaaaataaccATCACATAAATATTAACTTTGGACCGGCGTAAGAAGACACTCGAAAAAAGTACATTATATCAAAAGAGTTCTAACTTATAAAAGACCAGTGTCTTGCATGACATCGATAATACTAAgaatatctattctattaaaagggaagcagtcttgagaaatctacttaaaaaagtTGTTGCACCTATTAATTAGATTTGACCTATTATATGCGACCAATATTAATAACTTAACCCTATTACTATAGATCAACCAAAGTTAGTTACTAATATTCCGGAAACTTACGTAAACAAAATCGAAAATGTGATAAGACAATAAATGACTTCCAACTTTTAgtaatcatatttatttttattttgatgtcGTATCCCGTAGGATAAGTTAATCGACTACACATTCATAGACCATTTTCTTAGCTGATAAATTCTATTAactgaaatgtttttttctcgTGATTTATGTATCAATTATATCATTTAGACTAGCCccatattataataatttatacatCGGTTTGAACTAACATCCTAAAGAAATCATAATCATCATTTTATATGAATATGCATCGTCAGCTATGACACAACTAATATACATAtgttaaatataaaacaataatcACTATTTTGTTCAGTTTGAGTAGCAAAGTTTGAGACCAACTAATATTCAAAGAAATACTGGTCCAATACATTTGGTTCCGGTTTGATCATTGTTTTTGGGTTATTTCAGATTTATAGGAAAAATTCAGATAATTATAGGTTTTCAGCTTAAATATGAGTAATTCGGATTGttcgaataaaaatattaaataatttaatttttattattatttcatattaaaaatctgggtaattaatttttggttattcggtttataaatagtatttttgcgatatttggttatttagaaattaaatataattaatatttgtaggtaGATAATTTGTACTTATTGTTGGACATCCATTCGATTTTCGGTTCAGTATCATTTTTTTGGTTTCACATATATGGGTTTCACTTGGTTATTTATGAGATTTGGTTCAATTTTTGTTATGGTTTTTTGATTCCGTATGgctcggtttgttttttttcatttttatacactatcttatataaaaatttatacaaaataaaagggatttaattataaaaataaatccgcgctttctaagcgcggatcaaaatctagttttcttGATTAAAACGCTAATTAATGGACTTTAATTATCATTAAAAcaatcaataatatattttattttaatgatacaAAACGAGACGACGATCGCAAGAAGAACAAAGATACTTCCTCTTGATCTTGAAACAAAGAGGAACGAAACAAAACATCCATTTTCTTTCGACATCAAGCATCTGCACTTTACCTCCACAATACGGACATGATCCAGGTGCTTGTTGTCTCCCTAACTCTGTCTCTTCTTCATCGCATAAACACAGCAGACACATTGTGTTTATCCTCAGATCTgattcttctctctttcttctttcttaggGAGCTTCTAGTCTTTGTAGATTTTTGTTTGGTTGATCTGAGAAATATCTGTGCTCTGTTTCTCAAAAACTTCTTGAGTTTTTCTTTTGAAGTAAATTTGAAGTATACTTTCAATGTCTCAAAGATCGATGGGGTTTCTGGTTAGTGCATGAACAGGACTTTATAAAGAAAAGAGGAGGAAAAACCGGCTTTGCTTTTGTAGCCGTTTAATTactttactctattttagttgTTACTGCGTTAGTCTATATATTTACTGTTTTACTACAATGATACATTTGCTGACTCAGTTATGTGTCAGATTGTGGTCATTTATTTCTGAAGAAAAGTAATTGACAAATTGAGTAAAAATTAGCTAAGAAAAGGATATACTTTATTCTTGACATTTAATTAATCCTTTCTTTGAGTAATTTTGATTTACTCGAATGCATGTACATAGCTCTGGgcaaaaaaaacagaacttaaccgaaaaccgaatggatatccaaatatccaaaaaaataaatttcagttttttaatataagataAAATGTCATAGCTCCACACAAATCCGAGTTGGACAAGAAGAGTGAAAACATTGTTACATCAGTCCACGTTATCTTTTACATTCACTCTTATATTATACATatagatataatatttttatattagagTACAGTAAATACTTATAAAAGTACTAATTTAGTGATTGGAATTCTGATTAGACCGATGAATATACAAGTGTGTAACCATTAGACCGCTTATATTAATAtgttaactaatatattttgtatatatatattgattcatACATTAAACGGGTATTTGAAATCGAACCAAGACCGGACTGAAACCGAACCCAAATATCGTAAATATCTATTATGTATAAGGATGATTTATCCGATATACCTAGAACCGAATGGTTTCTAcccaaaaccgaaccaaatgCCCATGGCTACATGTACAATAGCGTTTTCACCAAAACTCTGTTCTTTTTCTTAGTCAGTTTCCAAACCCTTTTTCTTGTCACAGATCAGTTTCCAAACCTAAAGTTTCGAAAGTTGGCcagcaaaaaaaacataaatttacaGATAAATCAGATAATTAAACAGTcataatgtatattatatataatatttgaattAACTATATTACATTTCAGATTTTGGTTCGTAGTTTATTGTTAGTCTAAAACCAGTTTTGATAATACGAGACATGTTCACATGTTTTTTTCTATAGCAGCTATAAATATAAGAGAGCTAActtgacttttttttgttaaacaagTCAACAATAATACAATTTTTCTTTGTTGAGTCAAAATTACTACATACTGCAACGATTTAAATGTGGAAACCACCCGTGCGTGCTGGATAAACAGAGTACAAGTGaaatcaaaaggaaaaaaatgtaaGCTAAAAGTGTACATTAAAGAGCAAACAAAAGGTAGAAGCAAAAATGATTACGTTAATGGCGGGGCTCCTGTGTTCGTAATGCTAAGACAATTACATTAAATAGGGTTTTAATGTAGTAATGCATATTTAGTCTAACGTACAACCCCACCAGCTTACAAGACAACAATGTTCTCGGACTCTCAGTTAGCTTTTACTTTGATTTCATCGCCTATGTTACGAGAGTGGCTGCCTTTAGTTGAAAACTTCAGAAAGATTCACACATCATCAATTTTCTTTCACATTAATATCACCTCATCATTTTGCTGTTCCGGTTTTAGAACTGGTTTTAGACTAACAATAAACTACGAAccaaaatctgaaatttatattataatagttGAGTTTTTCTCACTACTCAGCACGACACGTCAACGTTTTGTGGATCCCACTtttaaaaagtgtgaaaaaGTTTCAAGCTCATGGTACGAATCCGGGTTATTGAGATTTAAATACCAATATTTATACTACTAAGCTAAATgatactttgtacattgatgACCAaacctaatatatatttatgaaggtcGGAAGTCCTTGCTTCTTCGGTTTCCTCTGAAGATCGGGCCTACAAGTGTACTAtgagttttcatttttgaatgAGATTCATCACATTATATGAAAATAGCCTAAGTTTGcaacaattatagttttttcaTATTGTAAATTATTATCGTTTGACATGAGTTTGGGTTTTTTTCATCATTGTCTCAAACAAGTCTGAGTTACAGAGTTGCACCGTGTGTCTGTtcgtaatctattttttcaccGGTGAACTCTTCATAAATGTTCCTGATTTGTAACCCCTCTGTaaaccctatatat includes the following:
- the LOC103845149 gene encoding uncharacterized protein LOC103845149; this translates as MCLLCLCDEEETELGRQQAPGSCPYCGGKVQMLDVERKWMFCFVPLCFKIKRKYLCSSCDRRLVLYH